One genomic segment of Cerasicoccus sp. TK19100 includes these proteins:
- a CDS encoding glycoside hydrolase family 5 protein, protein MFKRLSALGALVLLPLSGTAEQTQMFGVNLSGAEDTSAFPGSEGTNYIYPKESELDYFHSKGLRLIRLPFRWERVQPSLFGSLNSTELGYIDAFLDAAAARDMMVILDMHNYAGRWVPGEDSNPNKSGEQGFKLGTTELPVSAFGDVWEKLAAYYKDRDNIWAYGLMNEPNGVSTTVWLNACQDAVDGIRNEDMNNYVLLPGTYYSNAHRWDNHGEYLINVVDPADKRIFEAHSYWDNNSSGQYTQSYAGGGHSASDGVNDLTDFVDWCNANNVQGFIGEFGVPWNDSNWAPMLENALDYMAANGISATYWAGGPWWSNDYPLDLELDERNNAPRYPLAILQQYASGPIVNYAPDFTLYHDSITGGMTGVSYAYKYAGSGATVNVNEQSSDTDYTGSRSFKINYSIPSGSTGNAGMHIDDGIYLEDNFAAPDQVLSFYVKGDSGATLSLKVRNADGYHGATVNISNYGPALSSDWARYEIPLQDLIGGNMTGEGFMDRIQFEPGPHDGSSRNIYIDLVRVQGPTYIPGAMETTLLADDFNDGDADGWSFVGGSWSVVSNELKQNGNNPDTMAWFNTPEALGWHNYTINADLRSTDNDEIGFAFCVQDSMNYYLLTISKQFGLYYLDAVVDGSVNSLTTASGSYTTGSSFNLEVRVEDGVITVDRDGSTVFTYSDTTFTQGGVGMYAHNCDDAFFDNVVVNGYSGEAFDMRGLGDVNYGIACQDGATGTGYIMWSEENVYDRFDPDPYSDNSSNLIAVIWDGSQWRYDSNSAYVVFTPEDSDVLLAEVDFSNDTITSLEGTDDKFQGMTRGFESGNLTFRADRWHGTSNDGEFTVSGSFFRINGASTAGETVSLGDVNYGVAVQDSATGTGFIMWSQQNVYSRFNPDPYENNSSNLIAVVWNGSQWQYDDNFGLNVFTPQSTDVLIAEVDFTNDTITSLEGINDVYQGIDRGFASGDLTFSADVWKGGSNDGEFTIGGTSFTKN, encoded by the coding sequence CTCAACCGAGCTCGGTTATATCGATGCATTTCTCGACGCTGCTGCGGCGCGAGACATGATGGTTATTCTCGATATGCACAACTATGCTGGGCGCTGGGTGCCTGGTGAGGACAGCAACCCCAATAAGTCGGGCGAACAGGGTTTCAAGCTTGGTACGACCGAGCTGCCGGTTAGCGCTTTTGGCGACGTCTGGGAAAAGTTGGCAGCCTACTATAAAGACCGTGATAACATTTGGGCCTATGGATTGATGAACGAGCCCAACGGCGTCTCCACTACTGTATGGCTGAACGCGTGCCAGGACGCGGTGGACGGCATTCGTAATGAGGACATGAATAATTACGTCCTGCTGCCGGGCACGTATTACAGCAACGCTCACCGTTGGGATAACCACGGCGAATATTTGATCAATGTCGTTGACCCGGCGGACAAGCGCATCTTCGAGGCGCACTCCTATTGGGATAACAATAGCTCTGGACAATACACACAAAGCTACGCGGGCGGGGGCCACTCAGCCAGCGACGGTGTGAACGACCTCACGGACTTTGTTGACTGGTGCAACGCTAACAACGTTCAAGGTTTTATTGGTGAGTTTGGTGTCCCGTGGAACGATTCAAACTGGGCTCCGATGCTGGAAAATGCGCTCGACTATATGGCGGCTAACGGCATTAGCGCAACTTACTGGGCAGGCGGTCCGTGGTGGTCTAATGATTACCCGCTCGACCTTGAACTGGATGAGCGAAACAACGCGCCCCGCTACCCATTGGCGATTCTTCAGCAATACGCTAGCGGCCCGATTGTCAATTATGCGCCCGACTTTACGCTCTACCATGACTCTATTACTGGCGGCATGACGGGTGTTTCCTACGCTTACAAGTATGCCGGTTCCGGCGCTACAGTGAATGTCAACGAACAGTCTTCTGACACTGATTACACCGGAAGCCGCTCGTTTAAAATAAACTATAGCATCCCATCTGGCTCTACGGGCAATGCGGGCATGCATATCGACGACGGCATCTATCTAGAGGACAACTTTGCCGCGCCCGACCAAGTGCTCTCTTTTTACGTCAAGGGCGATAGCGGCGCAACGCTGAGCCTGAAGGTCCGCAATGCCGATGGATACCACGGTGCGACGGTCAACATTAGTAACTACGGACCGGCGCTAAGCAGTGACTGGGCGCGTTATGAAATTCCGCTTCAGGACTTGATCGGTGGCAATATGACCGGGGAGGGCTTTATGGACCGCATACAATTCGAGCCTGGCCCGCACGACGGATCGTCGCGCAACATTTACATAGATCTGGTTCGCGTCCAAGGGCCGACTTACATCCCCGGGGCGATGGAAACCACATTGCTTGCCGATGATTTCAATGATGGCGACGCCGATGGTTGGTCATTCGTTGGTGGCAGTTGGAGTGTCGTTTCAAACGAACTCAAGCAAAACGGTAACAACCCGGACACCATGGCTTGGTTCAATACACCCGAAGCGCTCGGCTGGCACAATTACACGATCAATGCCGACCTTCGATCAACTGACAACGATGAGATCGGTTTTGCTTTCTGTGTGCAGGACTCGATGAACTACTACCTGCTGACCATCAGTAAGCAGTTCGGTCTGTATTATCTGGACGCTGTGGTGGATGGTTCAGTGAACTCGCTCACAACCGCTTCGGGCTCCTACACGACTGGCAGTAGTTTTAATCTAGAAGTGCGTGTTGAAGATGGCGTGATTACCGTCGATCGCGATGGCTCGACTGTATTTACGTACTCCGACACGACCTTTACGCAGGGGGGCGTTGGCATGTATGCCCATAATTGTGACGACGCGTTTTTCGACAATGTGGTGGTTAACGGTTACAGCGGCGAGGCCTTTGACATGCGCGGGCTTGGCGATGTAAATTACGGCATTGCTTGCCAAGACGGCGCCACTGGTACGGGTTATATCATGTGGAGCGAAGAAAACGTCTACGACCGCTTTGATCCAGATCCCTACAGCGACAACAGCTCGAATCTGATTGCGGTTATCTGGGATGGCTCGCAGTGGAGGTATGATAGTAACAGCGCTTATGTCGTCTTCACGCCTGAGGATTCCGATGTGCTGCTGGCCGAGGTCGATTTCTCTAATGATACGATCACTTCGCTGGAGGGCACGGACGACAAATTCCAAGGAATGACGCGTGGTTTCGAGTCGGGCAATCTAACCTTTCGGGCCGATCGTTGGCACGGTACATCAAACGACGGCGAATTTACCGTTAGCGGCAGCTTCTTTCGAATCAATGGTGCGTCTACTGCAGGGGAAACGGTTTCACTTGGCGACGTCAATTACGGCGTTGCCGTGCAAGACTCTGCCACCGGCACAGGCTTCATTATGTGGAGCCAGCAAAACGTATACAGCCGCTTTAATCCCGACCCTTACGAAAACAATAGCTCCAACCTGATCGCCGTCGTTTGGAACGGTTCGCAGTGGCAATACGACGACAACTTTGGCCTCAATGTCTTCACGCCGCAATCGACCGATGTGCTCATCGCTGAGGTTGATTTCACTAACGACACCATTACTTCACTGGAAGGAATCAATGATGTTTATCAGGGCATCGACAGAGGCTTTGCCTCTGGTGACTTGACGTTCTCGGCAGACGTATGGAAAGGCGGCTCCAATGATGGCGAATTTACGATTGGTGGAACTAGTTTCACCAAGAACTAA